In Fusobacterium nucleatum, the genomic stretch GGCTCGCTTTTAGTTATAGTTGCACTATATATAGTAGATAAACTTATAACAAAGAGTAATAATATATTGACAATAAAAAATATACTAAATTTTGATATTTTTTTTAAGTATGTATTATTTTGCATAATTCTTTAAATCTCCATTTATTTTCCAGTATGTCCAAAACCACCTTCACCACGCTTTGTACTATCCAATTCTTCAACCTCAACAAATTCAATTTGCTCTATTTTATTCAAAACAAATTGACCTATTCTTTCATTTGGCTCAATGGTGTATGCTTCATTACTCAAATTAACCACTATAACTTTTAATTCACCTCTATAATCACTATCAACAGTTCCTGGTGTATTAAGCATAGTTATTCCATGTTTAATTGCCAGTCCACTTCTTGGTCTAACTTGAATTTCATAACCTTCTGGAATTGCAACTTTTAATCCAGTAGGAATTAAAATTCTTTCCAATGATTTTAAAGTTATAGGCTCTTTTATATTTGCCCTAACATCCATTCCAGCAGATCCTTCTGTTTCATATTTAGGTAGTTCCACACCTTTTTCTCTAACAACTTTTACTTGTACTTTTTTCATTTTAAATATCTCCTACTATTGTTTGTGAATAAAATTGTTCATCAAATAAAAATTCAGCAGCTTTTTTAATATCTTTTAAAGTAACCTTTTCTATATCTTCTCTCACTTTATCAAGACTAATGATTTTCCCATAAGTAATATATGTGGAAGCTAATCTGTTCATTCTTGAACTTGTGCTTTCTAAACTAAATGTAAAGGCACTTTCATATTTATTTTTAGCTTTTCTTAGTTCTCTTTCTGATATACCATTTTCCTTAATATTTTTAAATTCTTCTTTTACAAGTTTTATAACTTCTTTATAATCTTCTTTTGTAGTTCCAACATATACAGAAAGCAGTCCACAATTTTCAAATCTTGTAAGATAAGTATAAACTGAATAAGCCAGTCCTCTTTCTTCTCTTATCTTTTGAAATAGTCTTGAACTCATTCCTTCACCTAAAACATTTGAAATTATTGCAGCTGGGTATCTTAAATCAGATTTTGAAGAAACTCCTCTTGTAGAAAAACATAGATGTATTTGATTTGAAGGTTTCTTTACAATTTTTTTACCTTTCTTTATTTCATAAGATAAATCCAATATTTCTTCTTTTTTAGTTTTTCTAAAATTTTTCATTTTTTTATTTAGTTCTTTATACAGATATTTTTCATCTATATTTCCAGAAGCAACTATAACTAAATTTTCTGCCACATAATGCTTTTCTAAATAATTTAAAATAGCTTTTCTATCTATCTTTTTTAAACTTGCAACTGTTCCAGAAATAGAATTTGAATGTATCCCTCTTAAAGCATATTCAACATTTTTTTCATGTACTATTTCTTCTGGTATGTCCTCATACATTTTTATTTCTTCTATAATTACATTTCTTTCTTTTTCTATACTTTCTTCATCAAAATTTGAATTAAGTAACATATCAGTAAGAACATCAATAGCTATATCAATTTTTGAAGATAAAAGTTTTATATAGTAACAAGTCATTTCTCTTGAAGTAAAAGCATTTAAGATACCTCCTTCAAAATCAACAAACTCTGAAATCTCTTTTGCAGTTCTATTTTTTGTTCCCTTAAACATTAAATGTTCTATAAAATGTGAAATTCCACATTCTCTTTTAGTTTCATTCATAGCTCCTGTCTTAACAAAAAATCCCATACTAAATGTACTTATATCTGGTAAATTCTCTGTTATCAATGTTATTCCATTGTCTAGTTTTTTTAACTTAACATTCTCCACAATTTTTACTCCTTAACTTTTTTAATATTCTGCTCTATTCATAAAATATATACCTATTATTAAATATAAAACATTAGGTATCCAACTTGCTATAAATGGATTTAATATTCCATTTAAACTCATGGCTTCAAATGCTCCCGATACTAAATAATAACCATAACCTGCAACAACACAAATAACTAAATTAATTGTTGTTCTTCCACCTCTGACATATTTACTACTCACTGAAAGTCCAATAAATGCAACTATGAAACTAGCAAAAGGAAAAGAGTACCTTTTTGCCAGTTCTGAAAGATATATTCTTGTATCTTCTCCAATACTCTTTTGTTCTTTTATAGTTTTTTTTAACTCTTTAATTGTCAACATTCTAGGATCTTCTGCTGAAGCTCTTATAAAATTACTTGGATCATCTTTATATAATTCAGATTTATACTCACTTTTAGTAATTGTTTCCTTAGTGTTCATATTATAAATATTCACATTAGAAAAAATCCATTTATTTTCTTCTGTATCAAATTTAGCACTTTTAGCAATAATTATTTCTTTTGGATTAGAAATTTCAGTATCAAATTTAATAACTTCAATATTTTCTGCAACACCAGTTTCTCTATTTATTTGTCCCATCAAATATAAATACCCATCTGTATTATTTATAAAAAAGGCATTTTCTTTTGTTGTTGGTAACTTTAAAGATTCATCAACTTCACCTCTTCTATAAAAATTTATTTTAGCAAGTGATTTTGTATAGATAGAATTATTTATAAAAAATACAATTAATGAAATTACAAAAGCTATAATAAGTGGTGCTCTAACTATCCTTAAAAATCTTATTCCTGATGTTTTTAATGAAACGATTTCTAAGTTACTTGCCATTATGCTTATAGTTATAAGCCCTGCCAATAAAACAGAAAGAGGAGCAGTTTCAACAAACATTTTAGGCAATAGATTTAGTATATAATCTAAAATTTCTCCACCTGCAAGTTTACCTTGATTAATATATTTAATTATTTTAAATGTTTGTGCAAGTAAAAACACTCCCATAAAACCAATTATATTCATTAAAAAGAATTTTATAAAATATTTACTTATATACATATCCATTTTTTTTATCATTATATTCCTCTCACCTCTTTTGTTTTATACAATTTATATCCTAATAAATATAAAAGTACATTTGGTGTCCAAGTTGCTATAAATGGATTTAATTTTCCAGCTGTTGCCATAACAATTCCAACATTTAAAAATATAATATAAGCAAATACTATAATCATTGCCAAGATAAATGAATATTTTTTAGATATCCTATGATGTCCCAAAGAAAGACAAAATCCTATAATTGCAAGAGGGATAGTTGAAAAAACTAAGGCTAATTTTCTAAAAATTTCTATTTTATATTTTATAACCTCTGTAGTTTCAACTTTTTTTAATCCCCTAATAAGTTCACTTATACTAAGTGCTTCAACATCTTTTATCTTTATACTTAATTCTTGAAAATTTGGTTTTAAGACAATTCTGTTTTCATCAAAAGTTCCTATTAAATTTTTCTTCCCTGTCTCATCAAAACTAATAAATTGAGATTCTTTTATGATAATAGCACTATCCTTCCAAAATGCTTCCTTCCCTGTTAATACCATAGGGAATTTATTTTTGTCTTTGGACTTTTCAAAAGCAATAATATTTTTTGCTTTACCATTAGAATCTACCTCATCAACATAGATACTATATTCATCTAAATTATCTATAAAAGTTTTCTCTTTTAACTGAAAAACTGGATTTTCATATGCTATTTTAGTACCTACATACTTTAATTTTATAAAAGAACGCGGTATTATACTTTCTTGTAAGAAAACTATAAAAATTGCTGCTCCTATTGCAATAGCAAGTATAGGTTTTAAAATATCTTTAATAGACATTCCAGCTGATACCATAGCTACTGATTCACTATTTCTACTAAATTTTGTAAAACATATCATTATCCCCAAAAACATTCCTATTGGAATAGTTTGAGTAAGTATAGGTGGAATATAAAAGGAAAGTAATCTTAAAACATCAAAAACTGAAATCCCTTTTACTATTATATGTTCCATCATAGCTACTACTATATCCAATAAGAAAATAAAAGTAAATATAAAGACTGCCAATATAATTGGTCCTTTTAACTCATCTAATATATATTTATTTATTATTTTCATAATTCACCTTATAACATTGTATTAATATTTTTTTCAATAATTTTTTTTGTTGCATTTTTATTAAAATCTTCCACAAGTATATCAGGAATGTATGTTTCAAAAGTTGGAACAATTTCATAAAATATACTTATTGCGGAACTTCCTTGTGAATATTTTTCCAATGATGGCACTAATTTTATACTATAAGTGTAAACTAATATTATTACAAGTGAAACTATTAGTGCCTTTATAAAACCAGCTATCCCTCCCATTGCTTTATTAAAAAAACCTTTTTTTAAGCCTTTAAATGCCTTTTTTACAAATACTAATATCATTGATACAACTAAATAAACTGTTATAAAAGTTACTATATATGTTATGATATAGTTGTTTTCAAAAGAAGCATCTGACCTTTTTAAAAATTTTAAAACAACTGGTGT encodes the following:
- the dut gene encoding dUTP diphosphatase, which produces MKKVQVKVVREKGVELPKYETEGSAGMDVRANIKEPITLKSLERILIPTGLKVAIPEGYEIQVRPRSGLAIKHGITMLNTPGTVDSDYRGELKVIVVNLSNEAYTIEPNERIGQFVLNKIEQIEFVEVEELDSTKRGEGGFGHTGK
- a CDS encoding M16 family metallopeptidase, translated to MENVKLKKLDNGITLITENLPDISTFSMGFFVKTGAMNETKRECGISHFIEHLMFKGTKNRTAKEISEFVDFEGGILNAFTSREMTCYYIKLLSSKIDIAIDVLTDMLLNSNFDEESIEKERNVIIEEIKMYEDIPEEIVHEKNVEYALRGIHSNSISGTVASLKKIDRKAILNYLEKHYVAENLVIVASGNIDEKYLYKELNKKMKNFRKTKKEEILDLSYEIKKGKKIVKKPSNQIHLCFSTRGVSSKSDLRYPAAIISNVLGEGMSSRLFQKIREERGLAYSVYTYLTRFENCGLLSVYVGTTKEDYKEVIKLVKEEFKNIKENGISERELRKAKNKYESAFTFSLESTSSRMNRLASTYITYGKIISLDKVREDIEKVTLKDIKKAAEFLFDEQFYSQTIVGDI
- a CDS encoding LptF/LptG family permease produces the protein MIKKMDMYISKYFIKFFLMNIIGFMGVFLLAQTFKIIKYINQGKLAGGEILDYILNLLPKMFVETAPLSVLLAGLITISIMASNLEIVSLKTSGIRFLRIVRAPLIIAFVISLIVFFINNSIYTKSLAKINFYRRGEVDESLKLPTTKENAFFINNTDGYLYLMGQINRETGVAENIEVIKFDTEISNPKEIIIAKSAKFDTEENKWIFSNVNIYNMNTKETITKSEYKSELYKDDPSNFIRASAEDPRMLTIKELKKTIKEQKSIGEDTRIYLSELAKRYSFPFASFIVAFIGLSVSSKYVRGGRTTINLVICVVAGYGYYLVSGAFEAMSLNGILNPFIASWIPNVLYLIIGIYFMNRAEY
- a CDS encoding LptF/LptG family permease, which gives rise to MKIINKYILDELKGPIILAVFIFTFIFLLDIVVAMMEHIIVKGISVFDVLRLLSFYIPPILTQTIPIGMFLGIMICFTKFSRNSESVAMVSAGMSIKDILKPILAIAIGAAIFIVFLQESIIPRSFIKLKYVGTKIAYENPVFQLKEKTFIDNLDEYSIYVDEVDSNGKAKNIIAFEKSKDKNKFPMVLTGKEAFWKDSAIIIKESQFISFDETGKKNLIGTFDENRIVLKPNFQELSIKIKDVEALSISELIRGLKKVETTEVIKYKIEIFRKLALVFSTIPLAIIGFCLSLGHHRISKKYSFILAMIIVFAYIIFLNVGIVMATAGKLNPFIATWTPNVLLYLLGYKLYKTKEVRGI
- a CDS encoding CvpA family protein translates to MYLDILILIIFILGVFSGIKNGIFVEIISVFGFAVNLLITKIYTPVVLKFLKRSDASFENNYIITYIVTFITVYLVVSMILVFVKKAFKGLKKGFFNKAMGGIAGFIKALIVSLVIILVYTYSIKLVPSLEKYSQGSSAISIFYEIVPTFETYIPDILVEDFNKNATKKIIEKNINTML